In Tenacibaculum sp. 190524A02b, the genomic stretch ATATAGGGAATGAAGTTAATAAACTTGGGTTTGCTTATAATATAGGAACAGAAATTTATCCTTTTCGTCCTGTTAGTTTTCATTTTTCTTGGAAACATAGCTTTATAAATAATAGTAGTGTTCAAAGGTTTAAAGCAAATGCAAAATATCATCTGAAAAAAATAGCTATTGTTGCAGGGTATAACAATTTTAACTTAGGAAGTGTTAATACATCAGGATTAACGATTGGTGTTGAATATATGTTTTAAATTATAACGAGACTTTTTTAAATGTTTTTTAGGTAATATGTTTGTTAATAGTTGTTTATTGTGTTGTAGAGGTGTTTTCTGTAGAAGAGTAATACAAAATGGTATAAATATTGTATATTAGTCAAACAACAAATAAATATTAATCAACAAAAAATTAAAAGAATGGGAATTTTTTCATTTATTAAAAATGCCGGAGCAAAAGTTTTCGGAATAGGAAAAACAACAGAAGAAGAAGCTGCAGAAAAAGCTGCCAAATTAGTAGATGCTGTAAATGCTTTAGAATTATCAGTAGCCGATTTGTCAATTGATATTGATGATGATAAAGCAACTGTAAATGGAGAAGCAACAGATTTAGCTACTAAGGAAAAAGTAGTTTTAGTTGTGGGGAATACAGAAGGTATTGCTTCTGTAGAAGATAACATGACTGTTGCTGAAGTAGAGGAGATTAAAGAAGAAGAAATGGCACAGTTTCATACAGTAGTAAGTGGAGATACACTTGGTAAAATAGCAAAGTCTTTTTACGGAGATGCTATGAAATATCCGGTAATCTTTGAAGCTAATAAGCCAATGTTATCACATCCAGATAAAATTTATCCAGGACAAGTATTAAGAATTCCACCATTAGTGGACTAGTCAAAATTATCTCAAAATAGCAATGTTGGAAACTAAATCTTAAGTTGTTGTTATGAGGTATAAAACTAAAATTTAAAAGCGTTGCAAACCTGCAATGCTTTTTTTGTATGGTCAACTTAAAATTAATACCAAATTATATATGACATTTTATTATTTCATAAGTATGACAAAATAAAAAGATAATAATACGCATCTTTGCCTTCAAAATTTAGTGTTTTATGAATCAAAGATTGTTGGCTTTAATAGCTGTTTTTATTACGGCAGTTATATATGGGGTTACTTTTACGGTAGCTAAAGAAGTAATGCCAACTTATATAAAACC encodes the following:
- the lysM gene encoding peptidoglycan-binding protein LysM, translated to MGIFSFIKNAGAKVFGIGKTTEEEAAEKAAKLVDAVNALELSVADLSIDIDDDKATVNGEATDLATKEKVVLVVGNTEGIASVEDNMTVAEVEEIKEEEMAQFHTVVSGDTLGKIAKSFYGDAMKYPVIFEANKPMLSHPDKIYPGQVLRIPPLVD